From one Phoenix dactylifera cultivar Barhee BC4 unplaced genomic scaffold, palm_55x_up_171113_PBpolish2nd_filt_p 000204F, whole genome shotgun sequence genomic stretch:
- the LOC103712063 gene encoding protein EMBRYO SAC DEVELOPMENT ARREST 30-like isoform X1 — protein sequence MLHKSKFKLAALVGIALSVVSLLVHLLLANYSTGDFIQYKLREDDFYPIGQKFRYQKLWGPVSSLEALQPYANPRNFYPAVLKEQNGFIYAKIYGGFDRIRSSICDLVAVARLLNATLVIPEIQESLRSKGISTKFKSFSYLYNEEQFIAALSNDVIVVKSLPNDLKEARKKTKFPTVSPRNSAPPSFYLTEVLPKLKRSKVVGLIINDGGCLQSVLPESMAEYQRLRCRAAFHALQFRPEIQVLGNQIVESLRAFGRPYLAYHPGLVRDALAFHGCAELFQDVHAELIQYRRKQMIKRGIVHEGLSVDSVARKKNGSCPLMPEEVGLLLRAMGYPPNTIIYVAGAETFGGQRILIPLRAMYTNLVDRTSLCSKKELSSLFGPEYPLPSNLRQPPPVKSEKQLIEEWKRAGPRPRPLPPPPARPFYQHEKEGWYGWVAETDKEPDPLPLDLRMQAHMLLWDALDYYVSVEADAFFPGFNNDGSGWPDFSSLIMGHRLYQTASGITYRPDRKTIVELFETTHDNLYHPKRNWTVLVRDHLNKSLGVDGFVAEAQLSKPASFLSHPLPECSCRTSKLPDNSKPVKGKNGELLYGGEDRCPDWMVHGLAMVSARATGATDEEVEEGELSEDDSDVEGDSENGRRIDANRSEQDEEMDPDD from the exons ATGCTTCACAAGAGCAAGTTCAAGTTGGCTGCACTTGTGGGTATTGCCTTATCGGTGGTGTCTTTGCTGGTGCACCTTCTTCTTGCTAATTATTCAACTGGGGACTTTATACAGTACAAGTTACGAGAGGATGATTTCTATCCAATTGGACAA AAGTTTCGCTATCAAAAGCTGTGGGGACCCGTAAGCTCTTTGGAAGCCTTGCAGCCATATGCTaatcctagaaacttctatCCTG CAGTTCTGAAAGAGCAGAATGGTTTCATATATGCAAAGATATATGGTGGCTTTGATAGGATAAGATCTTCG ATCTGTGATCTTGTTGCCGTCGCCAGGCTTTTGAATGCCACTTTAGTCATTCCGGAGATTCAAGAAAGTCTTCGCTCAAAAGGCATCAG TACCAAATTCAAGAGTTTCTCTTATCTTTACAATGAGGAGCAGTTCATTGCCGCACTTTCTAATGATGTCATTGTTGTGAAGAGCTTGCCAAATGATTTGAAGGAGGCTAGAAAAAAGACCAAGTTTCCTACAGTTTCCCCTAGAAACTCGGCCCCACCAAGTTTCTATCTCACGGAAGTGTTACCTAAACTTAAACGATCAAAAGTTGTTGGATTAATAATCAATGATGGTGGATGCCTTCAG TCTGTCCTTCCAGAAAGTATGGCAGAGTATCAGAGACTCAGGTGCCGTGCTGCTTTCCATGCCCTTCAGTTCCGTCCAGAAATTCAGGTGCTTGGGAACCAAATTGTAGAGAG CTTACGAGCATTTGGTCGTCCATATCTAGCATATCACCCTGGTCTTGTGAGAGACGCCTTAGCATTTCATGGCTGTGCCGAGCTTTTCCAG GATGTTCATGCTGAACTAATACAGTACAGAAGGAAACAGATGATCAAACGTGGAATAGTTCATGAAGGACTTAGTGTTGATTCAGTGGCTCGAAAGAAAAATGGCTCATGTCCTCTCATGCCTGAAGAG GTGGGGCTTCTCCTTAGGGCAATGGGATATCCTCCAAATACAATAATATATGTGGCTGGTGCTGAAACATTTGGTGGGCAGAGGATTTTAATTCCTTTGCGAGCCATGTACACAAACTTAGTGGATCGTACTTCTTTGTGCAGTAAGAAAGAGCTGTCCAGTTTGTTCGGACCAGAATATCCTCTTCCTTCAAATCTGCGTCAACCCCCACCTGTGAAAAGTGAGAAACAACTTATTGAAGAGTGGAAAAGAGCTGGGCCTCGTCCACGACCGCTTCCTCCACCTCCTGCTAGGCCTTTTTATCAGCATGAGAAGGAAGGTTGGTATGGTTGGGTTGCCGAGACTGACAAAGAGCCAGACCCTTTGCCTTTGGATTTGAGGATGCAAGCACACATGTTGCTCTGGGATGCTCTTGATTATTATGTTTCTGTTGAAGCTGATGCATTCTTTCCCGGCTTCAACAATGATGGGAGTGGGTGGCCAGATTTTTCAAGCTTGATCATGGGGCACCGACTATACCAAACAGCTTCTGGCATAACATATCGTCCTGACAG GAAAACTATTGTCGAGCTTTTTGAAACTACTCATGACAATCTATATCATCCAAAACGCAACTGGACGGTTCTTGTGCGGGATCACCTTAACAAGAGTTTAGGTGTGGATGGCTTCGTAGCGGAGGCCCAATTATCAAAACCTGCATCATTCCTTTCTCATCCATTGCCAGAATGTTCCTGTAGAACATCCAAATTGCCCGACAATTCTAAGCCTGTGAAGGGCAAAAATGGTGAACTGCTATATGGTGGTGAGGACAGGTGCCCAGACTGGATGGTTCATGGCCTTGCAATGGTTTCTGCAAGGGCTACCGGTGCAACAGATGAGGAAGTTGAGGAGGGCGAGTTATCTGAGGATGACAGCGATGTGGAGGGGGACTCTGAAAATGGAAGGAGAATTGATGCAAACAGATCTGAAcaggatgaagagatggatcctGATGATTAA
- the LOC103712063 gene encoding protein EMBRYO SAC DEVELOPMENT ARREST 30-like isoform X2 — MLHKSKFKLAALVGIALSVVSLLVHLLLANYSTGDFIQYKLREDDFYPIGQKFRYQKLWGPVSSLEALQPYANPRNFYPVLKEQNGFIYAKIYGGFDRIRSSICDLVAVARLLNATLVIPEIQESLRSKGISTKFKSFSYLYNEEQFIAALSNDVIVVKSLPNDLKEARKKTKFPTVSPRNSAPPSFYLTEVLPKLKRSKVVGLIINDGGCLQSVLPESMAEYQRLRCRAAFHALQFRPEIQVLGNQIVESLRAFGRPYLAYHPGLVRDALAFHGCAELFQDVHAELIQYRRKQMIKRGIVHEGLSVDSVARKKNGSCPLMPEEVGLLLRAMGYPPNTIIYVAGAETFGGQRILIPLRAMYTNLVDRTSLCSKKELSSLFGPEYPLPSNLRQPPPVKSEKQLIEEWKRAGPRPRPLPPPPARPFYQHEKEGWYGWVAETDKEPDPLPLDLRMQAHMLLWDALDYYVSVEADAFFPGFNNDGSGWPDFSSLIMGHRLYQTASGITYRPDRKTIVELFETTHDNLYHPKRNWTVLVRDHLNKSLGVDGFVAEAQLSKPASFLSHPLPECSCRTSKLPDNSKPVKGKNGELLYGGEDRCPDWMVHGLAMVSARATGATDEEVEEGELSEDDSDVEGDSENGRRIDANRSEQDEEMDPDD; from the exons ATGCTTCACAAGAGCAAGTTCAAGTTGGCTGCACTTGTGGGTATTGCCTTATCGGTGGTGTCTTTGCTGGTGCACCTTCTTCTTGCTAATTATTCAACTGGGGACTTTATACAGTACAAGTTACGAGAGGATGATTTCTATCCAATTGGACAA AAGTTTCGCTATCAAAAGCTGTGGGGACCCGTAAGCTCTTTGGAAGCCTTGCAGCCATATGCTaatcctagaaacttctatCCTG TTCTGAAAGAGCAGAATGGTTTCATATATGCAAAGATATATGGTGGCTTTGATAGGATAAGATCTTCG ATCTGTGATCTTGTTGCCGTCGCCAGGCTTTTGAATGCCACTTTAGTCATTCCGGAGATTCAAGAAAGTCTTCGCTCAAAAGGCATCAG TACCAAATTCAAGAGTTTCTCTTATCTTTACAATGAGGAGCAGTTCATTGCCGCACTTTCTAATGATGTCATTGTTGTGAAGAGCTTGCCAAATGATTTGAAGGAGGCTAGAAAAAAGACCAAGTTTCCTACAGTTTCCCCTAGAAACTCGGCCCCACCAAGTTTCTATCTCACGGAAGTGTTACCTAAACTTAAACGATCAAAAGTTGTTGGATTAATAATCAATGATGGTGGATGCCTTCAG TCTGTCCTTCCAGAAAGTATGGCAGAGTATCAGAGACTCAGGTGCCGTGCTGCTTTCCATGCCCTTCAGTTCCGTCCAGAAATTCAGGTGCTTGGGAACCAAATTGTAGAGAG CTTACGAGCATTTGGTCGTCCATATCTAGCATATCACCCTGGTCTTGTGAGAGACGCCTTAGCATTTCATGGCTGTGCCGAGCTTTTCCAG GATGTTCATGCTGAACTAATACAGTACAGAAGGAAACAGATGATCAAACGTGGAATAGTTCATGAAGGACTTAGTGTTGATTCAGTGGCTCGAAAGAAAAATGGCTCATGTCCTCTCATGCCTGAAGAG GTGGGGCTTCTCCTTAGGGCAATGGGATATCCTCCAAATACAATAATATATGTGGCTGGTGCTGAAACATTTGGTGGGCAGAGGATTTTAATTCCTTTGCGAGCCATGTACACAAACTTAGTGGATCGTACTTCTTTGTGCAGTAAGAAAGAGCTGTCCAGTTTGTTCGGACCAGAATATCCTCTTCCTTCAAATCTGCGTCAACCCCCACCTGTGAAAAGTGAGAAACAACTTATTGAAGAGTGGAAAAGAGCTGGGCCTCGTCCACGACCGCTTCCTCCACCTCCTGCTAGGCCTTTTTATCAGCATGAGAAGGAAGGTTGGTATGGTTGGGTTGCCGAGACTGACAAAGAGCCAGACCCTTTGCCTTTGGATTTGAGGATGCAAGCACACATGTTGCTCTGGGATGCTCTTGATTATTATGTTTCTGTTGAAGCTGATGCATTCTTTCCCGGCTTCAACAATGATGGGAGTGGGTGGCCAGATTTTTCAAGCTTGATCATGGGGCACCGACTATACCAAACAGCTTCTGGCATAACATATCGTCCTGACAG GAAAACTATTGTCGAGCTTTTTGAAACTACTCATGACAATCTATATCATCCAAAACGCAACTGGACGGTTCTTGTGCGGGATCACCTTAACAAGAGTTTAGGTGTGGATGGCTTCGTAGCGGAGGCCCAATTATCAAAACCTGCATCATTCCTTTCTCATCCATTGCCAGAATGTTCCTGTAGAACATCCAAATTGCCCGACAATTCTAAGCCTGTGAAGGGCAAAAATGGTGAACTGCTATATGGTGGTGAGGACAGGTGCCCAGACTGGATGGTTCATGGCCTTGCAATGGTTTCTGCAAGGGCTACCGGTGCAACAGATGAGGAAGTTGAGGAGGGCGAGTTATCTGAGGATGACAGCGATGTGGAGGGGGACTCTGAAAATGGAAGGAGAATTGATGCAAACAGATCTGAAcaggatgaagagatggatcctGATGATTAA
- the LOC103712063 gene encoding protein EMBRYO SAC DEVELOPMENT ARREST 30-like isoform X3 produces MISIQLDKIVHALTVFFLNAILANTMCIFFWGQNYVMIAAKMMLQKFRYQKLWGPVSSLEALQPYANPRNFYPAVLKEQNGFIYAKIYGGFDRIRSSICDLVAVARLLNATLVIPEIQESLRSKGISTKFKSFSYLYNEEQFIAALSNDVIVVKSLPNDLKEARKKTKFPTVSPRNSAPPSFYLTEVLPKLKRSKVVGLIINDGGCLQSVLPESMAEYQRLRCRAAFHALQFRPEIQVLGNQIVESLRAFGRPYLAYHPGLVRDALAFHGCAELFQDVHAELIQYRRKQMIKRGIVHEGLSVDSVARKKNGSCPLMPEEVGLLLRAMGYPPNTIIYVAGAETFGGQRILIPLRAMYTNLVDRTSLCSKKELSSLFGPEYPLPSNLRQPPPVKSEKQLIEEWKRAGPRPRPLPPPPARPFYQHEKEGWYGWVAETDKEPDPLPLDLRMQAHMLLWDALDYYVSVEADAFFPGFNNDGSGWPDFSSLIMGHRLYQTASGITYRPDRKTIVELFETTHDNLYHPKRNWTVLVRDHLNKSLGVDGFVAEAQLSKPASFLSHPLPECSCRTSKLPDNSKPVKGKNGELLYGGEDRCPDWMVHGLAMVSARATGATDEEVEEGELSEDDSDVEGDSENGRRIDANRSEQDEEMDPDD; encoded by the exons ATGATTTCTATCCAATTGGACAA GATTGTACATGCACTGACAGTATTCTTCCTAAATGCTATATTAGCAAACACCATGtgcatttttttttggggtcaGAATTATGTGATGATTGCTGCTAAAATGATGTTACAGAAGTTTCGCTATCAAAAGCTGTGGGGACCCGTAAGCTCTTTGGAAGCCTTGCAGCCATATGCTaatcctagaaacttctatCCTG CAGTTCTGAAAGAGCAGAATGGTTTCATATATGCAAAGATATATGGTGGCTTTGATAGGATAAGATCTTCG ATCTGTGATCTTGTTGCCGTCGCCAGGCTTTTGAATGCCACTTTAGTCATTCCGGAGATTCAAGAAAGTCTTCGCTCAAAAGGCATCAG TACCAAATTCAAGAGTTTCTCTTATCTTTACAATGAGGAGCAGTTCATTGCCGCACTTTCTAATGATGTCATTGTTGTGAAGAGCTTGCCAAATGATTTGAAGGAGGCTAGAAAAAAGACCAAGTTTCCTACAGTTTCCCCTAGAAACTCGGCCCCACCAAGTTTCTATCTCACGGAAGTGTTACCTAAACTTAAACGATCAAAAGTTGTTGGATTAATAATCAATGATGGTGGATGCCTTCAG TCTGTCCTTCCAGAAAGTATGGCAGAGTATCAGAGACTCAGGTGCCGTGCTGCTTTCCATGCCCTTCAGTTCCGTCCAGAAATTCAGGTGCTTGGGAACCAAATTGTAGAGAG CTTACGAGCATTTGGTCGTCCATATCTAGCATATCACCCTGGTCTTGTGAGAGACGCCTTAGCATTTCATGGCTGTGCCGAGCTTTTCCAG GATGTTCATGCTGAACTAATACAGTACAGAAGGAAACAGATGATCAAACGTGGAATAGTTCATGAAGGACTTAGTGTTGATTCAGTGGCTCGAAAGAAAAATGGCTCATGTCCTCTCATGCCTGAAGAG GTGGGGCTTCTCCTTAGGGCAATGGGATATCCTCCAAATACAATAATATATGTGGCTGGTGCTGAAACATTTGGTGGGCAGAGGATTTTAATTCCTTTGCGAGCCATGTACACAAACTTAGTGGATCGTACTTCTTTGTGCAGTAAGAAAGAGCTGTCCAGTTTGTTCGGACCAGAATATCCTCTTCCTTCAAATCTGCGTCAACCCCCACCTGTGAAAAGTGAGAAACAACTTATTGAAGAGTGGAAAAGAGCTGGGCCTCGTCCACGACCGCTTCCTCCACCTCCTGCTAGGCCTTTTTATCAGCATGAGAAGGAAGGTTGGTATGGTTGGGTTGCCGAGACTGACAAAGAGCCAGACCCTTTGCCTTTGGATTTGAGGATGCAAGCACACATGTTGCTCTGGGATGCTCTTGATTATTATGTTTCTGTTGAAGCTGATGCATTCTTTCCCGGCTTCAACAATGATGGGAGTGGGTGGCCAGATTTTTCAAGCTTGATCATGGGGCACCGACTATACCAAACAGCTTCTGGCATAACATATCGTCCTGACAG GAAAACTATTGTCGAGCTTTTTGAAACTACTCATGACAATCTATATCATCCAAAACGCAACTGGACGGTTCTTGTGCGGGATCACCTTAACAAGAGTTTAGGTGTGGATGGCTTCGTAGCGGAGGCCCAATTATCAAAACCTGCATCATTCCTTTCTCATCCATTGCCAGAATGTTCCTGTAGAACATCCAAATTGCCCGACAATTCTAAGCCTGTGAAGGGCAAAAATGGTGAACTGCTATATGGTGGTGAGGACAGGTGCCCAGACTGGATGGTTCATGGCCTTGCAATGGTTTCTGCAAGGGCTACCGGTGCAACAGATGAGGAAGTTGAGGAGGGCGAGTTATCTGAGGATGACAGCGATGTGGAGGGGGACTCTGAAAATGGAAGGAGAATTGATGCAAACAGATCTGAAcaggatgaagagatggatcctGATGATTAA